Proteins encoded by one window of Anaerosporomusa subterranea:
- a CDS encoding ATP-binding protein, which produces MATVFSELEKLLVYRNLLQDDLVKKLAALETGEEYLLNYELAGELIQFAEETGLSGNLPLSYILYQIGCGKNVFSSTAEKDGNRVGKDLLKAVTHDVVILKKLLNTGLKFGTADSFIANYQPTHPQTTSSFTALQDYFYDKTATYSPEQIAVFLSQLYARYGYGEMATCTAFKWDWNQGLVGVKHADPVQLEDIVGYERQKQTLIENTEAFIAGRPANNVLLVGARGTGKSTSVKALANRYYDQGLRLVEASKRDLECLPAIMNALRPWGKKFIVFLDDLSFEEFEVGYKNLKSVMDGGLEAKPENVLIYATSNRRHLVREVWNDRAGDELHNQDTINEKISLSDRFGITLTFASPNQEEYLNIVEKIAKKNDIPLSLAELRSQALRWEMAHSGRSGRLARQFIANLSGKTVEKGRE; this is translated from the coding sequence ATGGCTACGGTTTTTTCAGAACTGGAAAAGTTACTCGTGTATCGGAATCTGTTGCAGGACGACTTGGTCAAAAAGCTCGCAGCCCTCGAGACGGGAGAAGAGTACCTGCTAAACTATGAACTCGCTGGAGAACTTATACAATTTGCCGAGGAAACAGGCTTGAGCGGCAATCTTCCGCTTAGCTACATACTCTATCAAATTGGCTGTGGCAAGAATGTCTTTAGCAGCACTGCTGAAAAAGACGGTAATCGAGTTGGCAAGGATTTGTTGAAAGCAGTTACTCATGATGTTGTTATTCTAAAAAAGCTGCTCAACACCGGCTTGAAGTTCGGTACGGCTGACAGCTTTATTGCTAATTATCAGCCTACTCACCCGCAAACGACCAGCAGTTTTACGGCATTGCAGGATTACTTTTATGATAAAACTGCAACCTACTCGCCTGAACAGATTGCAGTCTTTTTGAGCCAGCTCTATGCCCGCTACGGTTATGGCGAGATGGCAACCTGCACTGCTTTTAAGTGGGATTGGAATCAAGGGTTGGTAGGGGTAAAGCATGCTGACCCCGTGCAATTAGAGGATATTGTCGGCTATGAACGCCAAAAACAGACGCTGATTGAGAATACGGAAGCTTTTATTGCCGGCAGACCGGCGAATAATGTGTTGCTTGTCGGCGCTAGAGGAACTGGCAAATCCACCTCTGTTAAAGCGTTGGCAAACCGTTATTACGATCAAGGGCTTCGGCTGGTCGAAGCATCGAAAAGAGATCTGGAGTGCTTGCCAGCCATCATGAATGCCTTGCGGCCGTGGGGCAAGAAGTTCATCGTTTTTCTTGACGATTTGTCGTTTGAAGAATTTGAGGTAGGCTATAAGAATCTTAAATCGGTGATGGATGGCGGTCTGGAGGCCAAGCCTGAAAATGTGCTCATTTATGCAACTTCGAACCGCAGACATCTTGTCCGCGAGGTTTGGAACGACCGTGCAGGCGATGAATTGCACAACCAGGACACTATCAACGAAAAGATATCCTTGTCAGACCGGTTTGGCATCACGCTGACGTTTGCTTCGCCCAATCAGGAAGAATACTTGAATATCGTCGAGAAAATCGCCAAGAAAAATGATATCCCATTGAGCCTGGCGGAATTGCGTTCGCAAGCCTTGCGCTGGGAAATGGCGCATTCCGGACGTTCCGGTAGACTTGCCCGGCAATTTATTGCCAATCTCTCTGGAAAAACAGTTGAAAAAGGCCGAGAGTAA
- the ygiD gene encoding 4,5-DOPA dioxygenase extradiol yields the protein MPVLFVGHGSPMNIISDNTYTRSLTALGETMVRPKAVLVVSAHWQTRKTFVSSAKTPPTIYDFYGFPPELYREKYPCPGAPEQAESVQKVAPGEIYADPGRGIDHAGWAVLKFMYPDADIPVMQMSLDVMKSPREHYELGKKLAALRHEGILIIGSGNMVHNLSRVNFEHLYGETYPWAVEFDRVLTELIEAGDHDSLIAYDRLPNTKLAIPTNEHYLPMLYTLALKEKTDTLEFICTDMQNGSISMRSFMITEAK from the coding sequence ATGCCAGTACTATTTGTCGGACACGGCTCGCCGATGAACATCATCTCTGACAACACGTATACACGTAGCCTAACCGCCTTGGGCGAGACTATGGTTAGGCCCAAGGCGGTTCTTGTTGTATCGGCTCATTGGCAAACCAGAAAGACCTTTGTCAGCTCTGCTAAGACGCCGCCGACTATCTATGACTTTTACGGCTTTCCACCAGAGTTGTATCGCGAGAAATATCCCTGTCCGGGCGCGCCGGAGCAGGCTGAGTCAGTTCAGAAAGTGGCGCCAGGAGAAATATACGCAGATCCAGGCCGAGGCATTGACCATGCAGGCTGGGCGGTATTAAAATTTATGTATCCTGACGCCGATATTCCGGTCATGCAAATGAGTCTGGATGTAATGAAGTCACCGCGTGAGCATTATGAGCTTGGCAAGAAATTGGCAGCGCTACGTCATGAGGGAATATTGATTATCGGCAGCGGCAACATGGTGCATAATCTATCCAGGGTAAACTTTGAACACTTATATGGTGAAACGTATCCATGGGCTGTCGAGTTTGATCGTGTCTTAACTGAACTGATAGAAGCTGGCGATCACGACAGCTTGATTGCATATGACAGATTGCCCAACACCAAGCTGGCAATCCCTACTAATGAGCACTATCTGCCGATGCTGTACACGTTGGCACTCAAAGAAAAGACTGACACACTTGAGTTTATCTGTACAGACATGCAGAATGGCTCCATTTCGATGCGCAGCTTCATGATTACTGAGGCGAAATAA
- a CDS encoding Zn-dependent hydrolase, with product MVNSKRIEKWFSQLAVVGTDAGGGFTRLAFSDSDWQVRDIVIELMQNAGLTVRFDAFGNIIGRREGKNPDAPVVMLGSHTDSVPNGGNFDGVLGVLAAIEAVQCMQESGEENYHPIEVVVFMAEESSRFGYATLGSKVFCGKISLENLESYKDKQGISLAQEMRLRGLVPEKIAQACYTGEIKSFLELHIEQGKALELTGHQIGVVTGIAAPTRLRLMVTGMADHSGATPMNMRQDALTAAAEIILQVEALATAELQNGVVGTTGIVKAEPGVMNVIPGRVELGIDIRGISSDSKHRVIDNLVAAVDSIKDRRGVGVEIVTLTDDTPVQISGEMIDFLDDICKQFPYPTMRMPSGAGHDAMHIAAIAETGMLFIPCRGGISHNPGEWASIDDIVAGTEIVLAAVRKLASQEFSWQK from the coding sequence ATGGTTAATAGTAAAAGGATTGAGAAATGGTTTAGTCAACTAGCAGTTGTTGGCACAGATGCTGGTGGCGGTTTCACTCGACTTGCTTTTAGTGACTCTGATTGGCAAGTACGAGATATTGTTATCGAACTTATGCAAAATGCTGGTCTCACAGTGCGGTTTGATGCATTTGGCAACATTATCGGTCGGCGTGAGGGAAAAAATCCCGATGCTCCTGTTGTAATGCTTGGCTCACACACCGACAGTGTGCCTAATGGCGGTAATTTTGACGGAGTACTGGGTGTACTGGCGGCCATTGAGGCAGTGCAATGCATGCAGGAAAGTGGTGAAGAAAACTACCACCCTATCGAAGTGGTCGTATTTATGGCAGAGGAATCTAGCCGCTTCGGATATGCTACTCTAGGAAGCAAGGTTTTTTGCGGTAAGATTTCGCTTGAGAATTTAGAGTCTTATAAAGACAAACAGGGCATATCACTAGCGCAGGAAATGCGACTGCGCGGTCTTGTTCCGGAAAAAATTGCCCAGGCCTGTTACACCGGCGAGATAAAATCATTCCTAGAACTGCATATTGAGCAAGGAAAAGCGCTAGAACTAACAGGCCACCAAATTGGGGTGGTCACAGGTATTGCCGCACCAACTCGCTTGCGGTTAATGGTTACTGGCATGGCGGATCACTCCGGTGCTACGCCAATGAACATGCGTCAAGATGCGCTAACAGCTGCTGCCGAGATTATTCTACAAGTAGAGGCACTGGCTACAGCAGAATTGCAAAATGGCGTTGTAGGAACAACAGGTATAGTTAAAGCTGAGCCGGGCGTTATGAATGTAATCCCTGGCCGAGTCGAATTGGGAATAGATATTCGCGGCATATCTTCTGATAGTAAGCATCGGGTTATCGACAACCTTGTTGCCGCTGTGGACAGTATCAAAGACCGCCGCGGTGTTGGGGTTGAAATCGTCACGCTTACCGACGACACGCCTGTGCAGATCTCAGGAGAAATGATTGATTTCCTGGACGATATCTGTAAACAGTTTCCGTACCCGACCATGCGGATGCCGAGCGGCGCTGGTCACGACGCTATGCATATTGCTGCCATTGCCGAAACGGGGATGCTGTTTATTCCGTGCCGGGGAGGAATAAGCCATAACCCTGGAGAATGGGCATCAATAGATGATATCGTAGCAGGAACGGAAATAGTCTTAGCTGCAGTTCGTAAACTCGCCAGTCAAGAATTCTCCTGGCAAAAGTAA
- a CDS encoding ABC transporter substrate-binding protein: MKKSAFLTAAVISILLFTVFLSGCGDSVSKEIKIGVLNEMTGGSATYGASSANGAKLAFKEANAKGGVLGKQIVAVIADNKSEPSESVNAMTKLVTQDKVVAVTGLFTSSNAIAASSVAESNKIPLLSVGATNPKVTVDEKTGKVKDYTFRVCFIDPFQGTVGANFVLNTLKQKQAAILIDSSSDYSKGLSAFFKEAFTKGGGSIVAEESYLQKDQDFKTILTKVKALNPQVLYVPGYYEEVGKIVKQARELGITVPIVGGDGWDSPKLVEIGSPAALNNTYFTNHYSVEDTSPASKTFVEAYKKEYGQTPDAIAVLAYDAANVMLDAIKRANSTEPAKIRAALAATKDFPAVTGATTLNATHDAVKSAVIIEVKDGKQMYKATVKP, from the coding sequence ATGAAAAAATCAGCATTTCTAACAGCAGCAGTCATATCAATCCTACTATTCACGGTTTTCTTGTCCGGTTGCGGCGATTCGGTTTCCAAAGAAATCAAAATCGGTGTGTTAAATGAAATGACTGGCGGAAGCGCAACCTATGGGGCATCATCAGCCAATGGCGCCAAGCTGGCGTTCAAAGAAGCCAACGCCAAAGGCGGCGTACTTGGCAAGCAGATTGTTGCCGTTATTGCTGATAATAAAAGCGAACCCTCCGAATCTGTCAACGCCATGACCAAGTTGGTCACTCAAGATAAGGTAGTGGCTGTAACCGGACTTTTCACCAGCTCAAACGCGATTGCGGCATCTAGTGTGGCTGAATCCAACAAAATACCGCTGCTATCGGTTGGCGCCACCAATCCTAAAGTTACAGTTGACGAAAAAACCGGCAAAGTCAAAGACTACACCTTCCGCGTTTGCTTCATTGACCCGTTCCAAGGAACTGTTGGCGCGAATTTTGTACTTAATACGCTAAAACAAAAGCAAGCAGCGATCCTGATTGATAGCAGTAGCGATTATAGTAAAGGTCTGTCCGCATTTTTCAAAGAAGCGTTCACTAAAGGCGGCGGCAGCATCGTTGCCGAAGAATCCTATTTACAAAAAGACCAAGACTTTAAAACCATCCTGACCAAAGTGAAAGCGCTGAATCCGCAAGTTCTCTATGTACCAGGCTATTATGAAGAAGTTGGTAAAATCGTTAAACAAGCCCGTGAACTGGGAATCACAGTCCCAATTGTCGGCGGAGACGGCTGGGATTCGCCGAAACTGGTGGAAATCGGTAGCCCGGCTGCACTGAATAACACCTACTTCACCAACCATTATTCAGTTGAGGATACCAGCCCGGCGTCGAAAACCTTTGTTGAAGCCTACAAGAAAGAATACGGTCAAACACCAGATGCGATCGCCGTGTTGGCCTATGACGCTGCTAATGTGATGCTAGACGCGATCAAACGCGCTAATAGTACCGAACCCGCCAAAATTCGCGCAGCACTGGCCGCAACCAAAGATTTTCCGGCAGTAACCGGTGCAACGACTTTGAACGCGACTCATGACGCAGTCAAGAGCGCAGTGATTATCGAAGTAAAAGACGGCAAGCAAATGTATAAGGCAACGGTTAAGCCGTAA
- a CDS encoding ABC transporter substrate-binding protein, with amino-acid sequence MKQSRLMAAVVLSIFLFTLILSGCGGGSASKDIKIGLLNEMTGGNATFGTSSANGAKMAIKEANAKGGVLGKQIQAVIADNKSEPSESVNAMTKLVTQDKVVAVTGIFASSNAIAASSVAEASKMPFLAVGATNPKVTVDEKSGKVKDYTFRVCFIDPFQGTVGANFVLSTLKLKQAAVLIDSSSDYSKGLAAFFKEAFTKGGGSILAEESYLQKDQDFKTILTKVKALNPQVIYVPGYYEEVGKIVKQARELGITAPIIGGDGWDSPKLVEIGTAPALNNTYFTNHYSVDDTSAASKTFVEAYKKEYGQAPDALAVLGYDAANVLIDAIKRANSTEAAKIREALAATKDIAAVTGSTTLNASHDAVKSAVIIEMKDGKQMYKATVKP; translated from the coding sequence ATGAAACAATCTAGACTAATGGCAGCGGTGGTATTATCTATTTTTCTATTCACGCTTATTTTGAGCGGCTGTGGCGGCGGTTCAGCCTCCAAGGATATTAAGATTGGTCTCTTAAATGAAATGACAGGCGGCAACGCGACCTTTGGCACTTCGTCAGCTAATGGCGCAAAAATGGCGATTAAAGAAGCCAATGCCAAGGGTGGCGTCCTCGGTAAACAGATTCAGGCTGTTATTGCTGACAATAAAAGTGAACCGTCTGAGTCGGTCAATGCCATGACCAAACTGGTGACTCAAGACAAAGTCGTGGCCGTAACCGGGATCTTCGCTAGCTCGAATGCGATTGCCGCATCGAGTGTGGCTGAAGCCAGCAAAATGCCATTTTTAGCGGTGGGTGCGACCAACCCGAAGGTTACGGTAGATGAAAAGAGCGGCAAAGTTAAAGACTACACCTTCCGCGTCTGTTTCATTGATCCGTTTCAAGGAACAGTGGGCGCAAACTTTGTTCTGAGTACGTTGAAACTCAAACAAGCTGCGGTTTTGATTGATAGCAGCAGCGATTATAGTAAAGGCCTGGCGGCATTCTTTAAAGAAGCATTCACTAAGGGTGGCGGCAGCATTTTGGCAGAAGAATCCTATCTGCAAAAAGACCAGGACTTCAAGACCATCCTAACCAAGGTTAAGGCACTTAATCCACAAGTCATCTATGTACCAGGCTATTATGAAGAAGTTGGTAAAATCGTTAAACAAGCTCGTGAACTGGGAATCACAGCCCCGATTATCGGTGGCGACGGCTGGGATTCGCCGAAACTGGTAGAGATCGGCACGGCACCTGCCTTGAACAATACCTATTTCACCAACCATTACTCAGTGGATGACACCAGCGCTGCTTCCAAGACCTTTGTCGAAGCCTATAAAAAGGAATATGGTCAAGCGCCAGATGCGCTGGCAGTGCTTGGTTATGATGCCGCTAATGTACTGATTGACGCGATTAAACGCGCCAACAGTACGGAAGCTGCTAAAATCCGTGAGGCATTAGCCGCGACGAAGGATATCGCGGCAGTCACAGGATCGACCACCTTAAACGCATCACATGACGCAGTTAAGAGCGCGGTAATCATCGAAATGAAGGACGGCAAACAAATGTATAAGGCGACAGTTAAACCGTAA
- a CDS encoding MFS transporter, protein MMATNISGEQQMLRRRWLVWVPAALSCWVVYFHRVGTGVVADNLMRDFAIERASDLGILASIYFYTYALAQVPAGILADYFGPRLTISIAMLVSAVGALLFGWTDTLSGLYLGRFLASLGVSLIYVNIVKIHAEWFRAREFGTMSGLIVLVGNAGSLAAATPLAVVVEALGWRSSFYMIAVFSLLMALLCWLLIRNRPTDIGLPSIAAIEGREGCMHSPAVAKPSIGGSLKQVLGNRHTWTPFFASSLIYGVYMTVVGLWGVSYFMQVYGMSRFDASNHLLLMVTGNMLGGPLFGFFSDRFGFRRLPYVGATAFFLAIWLLLTFWNQAKPPEWVLYPICLAIGLGVSGITLTVACVKEVNSSHITGMAAGVANSGAFVGAAFLQPLFGWILDQYWQGAIEHGVKIYPAIAYHQAFLLCAAVLAVGLVFVLNIKETYCRNVGDELQTTLSIAKVSRNG, encoded by the coding sequence ATGATGGCTACAAATATTTCCGGCGAACAACAGATGCTGCGCCGACGCTGGCTGGTGTGGGTTCCTGCTGCGCTTAGTTGCTGGGTTGTCTATTTCCATCGTGTCGGAACAGGGGTTGTCGCAGACAATTTAATGCGGGATTTTGCCATTGAGCGGGCATCTGATCTGGGAATATTAGCTTCTATTTATTTTTATACCTACGCTTTGGCGCAAGTCCCGGCTGGAATTCTTGCCGACTATTTTGGACCGCGGCTGACGATCAGCATCGCTATGCTCGTGTCTGCTGTCGGCGCTTTGCTTTTCGGTTGGACAGATACGCTCAGCGGTCTATATCTCGGTCGATTTCTGGCCAGTTTAGGAGTTAGCTTAATCTATGTCAATATTGTGAAGATACACGCCGAATGGTTTAGAGCCAGGGAATTCGGTACAATGTCCGGCTTGATCGTACTGGTCGGTAATGCCGGATCGTTGGCGGCTGCAACGCCGCTGGCCGTTGTTGTGGAAGCTCTTGGCTGGCGGTCATCTTTTTATATGATAGCGGTATTTTCACTTTTGATGGCGCTATTGTGTTGGCTTCTCATTCGCAACCGGCCGACTGACATTGGTTTACCAAGCATAGCGGCAATCGAGGGACGGGAAGGTTGTATGCATAGTCCGGCGGTTGCCAAACCCAGCATCGGCGGCAGCCTCAAGCAGGTGCTGGGCAATCGCCATACTTGGACGCCGTTTTTTGCCTCTTCGTTGATATATGGTGTATATATGACTGTCGTGGGCCTATGGGGAGTTTCCTACTTTATGCAGGTTTACGGCATGTCGAGGTTCGATGCGTCCAATCATTTGTTACTGATGGTAACCGGCAATATGCTGGGCGGGCCGCTATTCGGATTTTTTTCAGATCGGTTTGGATTCAGACGGTTGCCGTACGTTGGGGCAACGGCTTTCTTCTTGGCCATTTGGCTACTGCTGACTTTCTGGAATCAGGCCAAACCGCCTGAGTGGGTGTTATATCCGATTTGTTTAGCCATTGGTCTCGGGGTATCAGGGATTACCCTTACAGTCGCTTGCGTCAAAGAGGTTAATTCGTCACATATCACCGGCATGGCCGCAGGTGTTGCTAATTCAGGCGCGTTTGTTGGCGCCGCATTTTTACAACCCTTGTTTGGTTGGATACTTGATCAATATTGGCAGGGAGCAATCGAACACGGTGTAAAGATTTATCCAGCTATTGCCTATCATCAGGCGTTTTTACTGTGTGCTGCGGTACTGGCAGTTGGGCTTGTGTTCGTCTTGAATATCAAAGAAACGTACTGCCGCAATGTTGGCGATGAACTGCAAACCACGCTATCTATCGCCAAGGTCAGCCGGAATGGATGA
- a CDS encoding diaminopimelate dehydrogenase: MQKIRIGIVGYGNLGKGAELAVKHNPDMELVAVFSRRHLTETNSGVPAVFLADVANYREKVDVMLLCGGSATDLVEQGPQLAALFNTVDSFDTHAKIPGYFATMDQVAKEAGTVATISVGWDPGLFSLNRLLAGAVLPQGTDYTFWGKGVSQGHSDALRHVPGVKEAKQYTIPREAIVSAVRSGQNPASSSAESHIRDCYVVAQPGADLAAIETKIKTMPHYFAGYETHVTFLSEEEFQANHTGIPHGGVVLRSGKTSPAVGHVIEFGLKLDSNPEFTSSVLVAYARATYRLAQHKFTGACTVFDIPFAWLSPKSGEELRRELL, from the coding sequence ATGCAAAAAATTCGCATTGGCATTGTTGGCTATGGTAATCTCGGCAAAGGCGCCGAACTGGCAGTAAAGCATAATCCTGATATGGAGCTAGTAGCGGTGTTTTCCCGGCGTCATCTAACGGAAACAAACAGCGGCGTGCCTGCCGTATTCCTGGCCGATGTCGCAAATTATCGAGAAAAGGTTGACGTTATGCTGCTCTGTGGCGGTTCTGCCACCGATCTCGTCGAGCAAGGTCCTCAATTAGCAGCACTGTTTAACACTGTCGATAGTTTTGACACTCACGCCAAAATTCCCGGATACTTCGCGACCATGGACCAGGTGGCCAAAGAAGCGGGAACGGTTGCGACAATTTCTGTCGGCTGGGACCCAGGGCTTTTCTCGCTCAACCGCTTACTGGCAGGCGCTGTCCTGCCGCAAGGCACAGACTACACTTTCTGGGGTAAGGGCGTGAGTCAGGGTCATTCTGACGCGTTAAGACATGTTCCCGGTGTAAAAGAAGCGAAACAATATACCATTCCTAGAGAGGCAATCGTCTCTGCTGTACGCTCTGGTCAAAATCCGGCTAGCAGCTCGGCTGAATCTCATATTCGCGATTGTTATGTGGTGGCTCAGCCCGGCGCTGATCTTGCCGCCATCGAAACAAAAATCAAAACTATGCCGCATTATTTTGCTGGCTACGAAACACATGTTACCTTCCTGTCGGAAGAGGAGTTCCAAGCCAACCATACAGGTATTCCTCACGGCGGCGTTGTCTTACGCAGCGGTAAGACCAGCCCCGCGGTCGGCCATGTTATTGAATTCGGGCTGAAACTGGATAGCAACCCCGAGTTTACGTCCAGTGTACTAGTGGCTTACGCCAGAGCGACTTACCGCTTGGCACAGCATAAGTTCACTGGCGCTTGCACGGTATTTGACATTCCCTTCGCTTGGCTGTCGCCAAAGTCAGGCGAGGAACTGCGTCGAGAGTTGCTTTGA
- the dcuC gene encoding C4-dicarboxylate transporter DcuC — translation MMIVIGGLIVIATIYFLLKRYDSRLVLLVSGVLMAVLAGKPMEAFNAFAKSMTEGSLIQAICSVMGFALVMKVTGCDKHLINFFAKWLTKVRPLLIPGATLATFAINIALPSAAGAAAAVGAIFIPLLMSAGIHPATAAAAVKSGTYGSMLSPGLAHNGVVAKLAQVDVMTVIGVHYLADIASVVIAALGVTAVAVFLKEHKGYELAATNADGTPASGTQVMKTNILYAFVPLIPIVILLLGASGKVPVFKMGVPQAMLIGSIIALVVTRKNPVEVTKSFFDGMGNAYAQIMGIVIAAGVFVSGMNALGLVNAFIAFMLNSTGIVKLAAAFGPFALGIISGSGDAAAFAFNEAVTPHAQKFGLDVISMGSMASLGGALGRTMSPITGATIILAGIAGVNPMEIAKRNTPGMIIAIIVAMFILL, via the coding sequence ATGATGATAGTCATAGGTGGGTTAATTGTAATTGCTACGATTTATTTTTTGCTAAAACGGTATGATTCCCGTTTGGTATTACTTGTGTCTGGGGTGCTAATGGCTGTATTGGCCGGTAAACCAATGGAAGCTTTCAATGCATTTGCGAAAAGCATGACCGAAGGTAGTTTGATTCAAGCAATCTGCTCAGTCATGGGTTTTGCTTTAGTGATGAAAGTTACAGGATGCGATAAGCATCTCATAAATTTCTTTGCAAAATGGCTGACCAAAGTACGGCCTCTACTAATACCTGGAGCTACACTTGCAACATTTGCCATCAATATTGCACTGCCAAGTGCGGCTGGTGCAGCGGCTGCCGTGGGTGCTATTTTTATTCCGTTATTAATGTCAGCAGGTATTCATCCCGCTACTGCCGCTGCCGCAGTAAAGTCAGGCACTTATGGAAGTATGTTGAGCCCGGGACTTGCTCATAACGGAGTGGTGGCGAAACTGGCACAGGTAGATGTCATGACTGTAATCGGCGTACATTACCTGGCAGACATTGCATCCGTGGTAATTGCCGCATTGGGCGTTACTGCAGTGGCAGTCTTTCTGAAAGAACATAAAGGCTATGAACTAGCTGCGACCAATGCGGACGGCACACCGGCATCAGGGACACAAGTGATGAAGACTAACATTTTATATGCTTTTGTGCCGCTCATTCCCATTGTTATACTCTTATTGGGCGCTAGTGGCAAGGTACCTGTCTTCAAGATGGGTGTACCGCAGGCTATGCTGATCGGTTCGATTATCGCTCTTGTTGTTACAAGGAAGAATCCGGTTGAAGTTACTAAATCATTCTTTGACGGAATGGGTAACGCCTATGCCCAAATTATGGGTATCGTTATTGCCGCAGGTGTTTTTGTTAGTGGTATGAATGCGCTTGGTCTTGTTAATGCGTTCATTGCATTCATGCTCAATTCGACAGGCATTGTCAAATTGGCAGCTGCATTTGGTCCTTTCGCACTTGGCATTATCTCGGGTTCAGGTGACGCAGCCGCTTTCGCGTTTAATGAAGCGGTAACTCCTCATGCCCAGAAATTTGGTTTGGACGTTATCAGCATGGGCAGCATGGCTTCGTTAGGCGGAGCGCTCGGACGAACAATGTCTCCGATTACGGGCGCTACTATAATTTTGGCTGGCATCGCGGGTGTCAATCCGATGGAAATTGCTAAGCGTAATACACCAGGCATGATCATTGCAATAATTGTTGCCATGTTTATTCTGCTATAA
- the thiC gene encoding phosphomethylpyrimidine synthase ThiC, whose product MTYTTQMDAARKGIITEQMQIVASKEKMTVENLRQLIAEGKVVIPANKNHTRLSPEGVGQGLRTKINVNLGVSKDCNDINLEVEKAKWAIDLKAEAIMDLSCYGKTQEFRTALLAMSPVMIGTVPMYDAVGMLDKDLKEISVDEFFSVVERHASDGVDFITVHCGMNRATAKRVKENKRLTNIVSRGGSLLFAWMELNDRENPFYEYYDRLLDICEKYDVTISLGDACRPGSINDSTDPAQIEELITLGELTKRAWARNVQVMIEGPGHMALNEIAANMLLEKKLCHGAPFYVLGPLVTDIAPGYDHITSAIGGAVAAANGADFLCFVTPAEHLRLPNLDDMKEGIIAARIAAHAADIAKGIPGARDWDNQMSAARADVNFPRMLELAIDPEKARRYRAESAPECEDTCTMCGKMCPMKNMKKILNGEDLSIL is encoded by the coding sequence ATGACCTATACTACACAAATGGACGCAGCCAGAAAAGGAATCATCACTGAGCAAATGCAAATTGTCGCCAGCAAAGAGAAAATGACTGTGGAAAACCTCCGTCAGTTAATTGCTGAAGGCAAAGTGGTTATTCCGGCGAACAAAAACCACACCCGTCTTAGTCCAGAAGGAGTCGGCCAAGGTCTGCGGACAAAAATCAACGTCAATCTGGGAGTCTCTAAGGACTGCAATGACATTAATTTAGAAGTGGAAAAGGCAAAATGGGCGATTGACTTAAAAGCTGAAGCGATCATGGATTTGAGCTGTTACGGCAAGACCCAGGAATTCCGCACGGCGCTGCTTGCTATGTCGCCTGTCATGATTGGCACTGTGCCGATGTATGACGCAGTAGGGATGCTGGATAAAGACTTAAAAGAAATCTCCGTCGATGAGTTTTTCTCGGTCGTGGAACGTCATGCTAGTGATGGTGTAGACTTCATCACTGTTCATTGTGGAATGAATCGGGCAACCGCGAAACGAGTGAAAGAAAACAAGCGTTTGACAAACATTGTATCGCGCGGCGGTTCATTACTTTTCGCCTGGATGGAGCTAAATGACCGGGAAAATCCGTTTTATGAGTATTATGACCGGTTGTTGGATATCTGCGAGAAGTATGATGTAACTATTAGTCTCGGTGACGCCTGTCGCCCGGGTTCGATAAACGATTCTACTGACCCGGCGCAGATTGAAGAACTGATCACTTTGGGGGAACTGACAAAACGAGCTTGGGCCAGAAACGTGCAGGTCATGATTGAAGGGCCGGGACACATGGCGCTGAATGAGATCGCCGCCAATATGCTGCTTGAGAAAAAACTGTGCCACGGTGCGCCTTTCTATGTACTAGGGCCGCTCGTCACTGATATCGCCCCCGGTTATGACCACATAACCAGCGCTATCGGCGGCGCTGTTGCCGCTGCAAATGGCGCTGACTTCCTTTGTTTCGTTACTCCGGCTGAACATCTTCGCTTGCCGAACCTTGATGATATGAAGGAAGGGATCATCGCTGCTCGCATAGCCGCGCACGCCGCTGACATCGCCAAAGGCATCCCGGGCGCACGTGATTGGGATAACCAAATGAGCGCAGCCCGAGCTGATGTAAACTTCCCGAGAATGCTTGAACTTGCTATAGATCCGGAAAAGGCAAGAAGATACCGCGCGGAATCGGCTCCTGAGTGTGAGGATACCTGCACAATGTGCGGCAAGATGTGTCCAATGAAAAACATGAAGAAGATTCTAAATGGTGAGGATTTAAGTATTCTATAA